The sequence GAGATGCGCCAGGTGTGCCACGCCATGAAGGAGAAGAAGCTGGTGTCCGCCAGCGTCGTGGGCACGGGCAGCCACCGGGCCCGCTTCGGGTGCGGCTTCTGGAGCAGCAGCACGGCGATGGCGACGACGGAGAAGAGCACGTACGCGGCCATCGCCTGCAGGCGCACGCCGTCCACCGGTGCCGAGTACGTCTCCCCTCCGCCCCAGGCGATGACGACCTGGCTGACCGCCATCAGCAACACCACCACGACGCGGACGATGGCCACGCGGCGCTCGCCCTGAAGCGAGCTGGTTGCCAGCACCACATCTTCGTTGGAGTGTGATGTGGCTTTGTCGCTGCGGCGCATGGTGACGAGCACTGCCCGCTATCGTGCCTCAACTCCCCCACGACAGCGAGGACCCTGGACTTCCGCAGTCAGCGCATCTTTTGCGCACGCCAGGACGCGTACGGTGCAACTGTCTGCCAACCTGACACCTTGAAGTCGGTGGTCCCCAGGTTCAGAGTCCAGCCCCCCGCGCTCTGGAGAAATCGCCTTGGTCCGCCTCTTCGCCCCGTTGCCCGAGCCCGCTCCCGCCGAAGTGGAGCTGACCGGCGAGCGCCGTCACTACCTCCTGCATGTCCTGCGGCTGGAGGAAGGCGACGCGCTGGAGGTCTTCGACGGGAAGGGCCGGGCCTTCGAGGCCCGCGTGGCCCACGTCACACCCGATGTCGTGCGCGTGACGTTGGGCACCGCGCGCGTGGCCCCCCCGCGCCGCGAGGTCAGCATCCTCCAAGGGCTGCCCAAGGGCGACAAGCTGGAGCTGGTGCTCCAGAAAGGCACCGAGCTGGGCGCCACCGCCTTCCACCCCGTGGCCACGGCGCGAAGTGTCGTGAAGCTCGAGCCCAAGCGCGCGGAGGAGCGCACCTCCCGGTGGACGAAGATTGTCGAGGAGGCCGCTCGGCAGTGCCGCAGGAACGACGTGCCACGCGTGGCCACGCCTGCCCCACTGCTGGATGCGGCTCGCTCGCTGACCGCGGGCACCGTGCTGCTCGTGCTCGACGAGGAAGAATCGGCCGTACCCTTGGGCGAAGCGTTCCGGGCCGCGGGCGCGGGCACCGCCGTGGCACTGGTGATTGGCCCCGAAGGGGGGCTTGCGCGTGAAGAAGTGGATGCCTTGATGGCCCTGGGCGCGCGGCCCGTCACCCTGGGCAAGCGCATCCTCCGTACCGAGACGGCGGCGCTCGCGGCGCTGGCGGTGATGATGCACCTGGACGGCGAACTCGGATAGCAGGGGGGCAGCCGACCGCCCGGAGTGGGCGGTTCACACTGTCCGAAGATGATTCCTACGTTTCTGCCGTAGGGGACCTCAGGGGGACCCTCAACACAGGAGAGACACTCATGGGGATCATCGCATTCATCGTCATCGGCCTCATCGCGGGTCTCATCGCCCGCGCCATCCTCCCCGGGAAGCAGAGCATGGGGCTCATCGCAACGACCTTGCTCGGCATGGTCGGTTCGCTCGTGGGCGGCCTTGTCGGTTCACTGTTCCAGCGTGATGGTCGGCTCTTCGACCTGAGGCCCTCAGGCATCATCATGTCGGTGATTGGCGCAATCGTCGTGCTCCTGCTGGTGGGCGCAGCCGGACGGCGACGGGTACATGCCTGAGAGTGAAGGACTCTCCACGCGACGTCCCCCCGTGGGATACGCGCATGACACGGTGATGAGCCCCTGACGGTCCTTCGAGCAAGGGACCTCGGGGGCTCGCACTTTTCTTGCCCCCGGCTCATGGCTGTCTTTTCATGTAGCAGTCGTCCAGCCGGGAGGAGTCCGTTGTCCAAGTGCTTGAAGTGCGGTGCCATGCTTCCACCCGTGGGTGAGTGCGCGGCCTGCGACACCGTCACTGTCCGCTCACCCGGAGTGCCCAGCCTCCTCGATCGCGACATCCGCATCGACCGCCGCACGGAGCAACGCGAGGAAGAGCTATCGACGCTCCCGGGCACGCCCGCGTTCGCCGACCTGGCGCAGCATGCGCCGCCGCCGCCCCCTTCCGTCGCCCCCCTGTCCACGCCGCTGCCGGGCCCCGCAATGCCTCGCGCGGCGCAGCCAGCCGCCACGCCCCGGCCGCTGCAACAGCTGGGGGCCGCCGCCCTCCGCGCCGCGCAGCCGGGTGCCGCGCCCCAGCAGGCCGGTGCCGCCGCGCCTTGGGCCGCCGCGCCTCAGCAGGCCGCGCCCCGCGTCGCGCAGCCCGGTGCCGCCGCGCCTCAGCAGGCCGGAGCCGCTCAGCCGAGTGTCGCCGCGCCTCGCGCCGCGCAGCCCGGTGCCGCCGCGCCTCGTCCCGCTCAGCCCGGTGCCGCGCCCCAGCAGGCTGCCCCCCGCGCCGCGCAGCCCGGTGCCGCCGCGCCTCAGCAGGCCGGAGCCGCACTGCCCCACGCCGCGCAGCCGGGTGCCACCGCGCCCCAGCAGGCCGCACCTCGGTCCGCGCAGCCTGGCGCTGCACCTCCGCATGCGGGAGCCGCACTGCCTCACGCCGCGCAGCGCCCGCCTCAGCCAGGCGCCGCCGCGCCTCGCGCCGCTCAGCCCCAGCCCGCGACGGGTTCTCCCATGACGCCGGCCTATGGAACGCCGCCGGTGGCGCCCGCGCCGCGCCCGCAGGCCCCGGCACAGCTGGCGGCCCCTGCGATTGCGCCCGTTGGCCTGCCCCGCATGGAGCAGGCGGCACCTCCCGCGGGCCTGCCCCGCATGGAGCAGGCGGCGCCTCCCGCCGCGTCCACTTCCGGACTGCCTCGCATGGAGCACGCGGAAGCCGCCTCCACGGGTCTCCCGGTGATGGAGTCCCCGGCCGCGGCCCCTTCGGCCCTGCCGAACATGGAGCCGCTCCTCCCCGGCGTGTCCGTAGGGGTGGCGCGCTCCGAGGCCATCAAGGCGCCCCCGTCCAAGGCCCAGGTCACGTCCGCCTCGGGCGTCACGGAAGTGCGCGCCCGCCCAGCCTCCCTGTGGCGGCGGCTGCTCTCCTTCACCATCGACACGGCGGCCATCGCCGGCGTGGCGGCGCTCTACCTCACCCTGGCCTCGTCGGTGACGGGGCTGAAGACGCCGGAAGCGGGGCTGACGGGGCTGGATGCCTTCGTGGCCTGGCTGCGCGCCTTCCACACCATCCTCCTGCCCGGGTTTTTCCTCGTTCTGGTGCTCGCGCTCGTATACTGCGCGGTGGCGGCCTTCCTCTGGAATGGCCGGACGCTCGGGCGGCTGCTCCTGGGGCTGCGGCTGGTGGACACACATGGGATTGCCCCGGCACCGGGTCGAGCCATCGTGCGCGCCCTGCTTTCCGGCGTGTCCTTCGTCTTCTTCCTTGGTGGCTTCTGGATGGCGCTTTTCGACCGGCGCGGGCAGACGCTTCATGACAAGCTGACGTCCACCTTCGTCGTTCAACCGAGCTGAACCACCGGCTCATTGTGCCTTGCGGCCGCGGCCGTAAGATGCCGCGTCCTACATGCCCGCCCGTCTCGCCCAGTTCCTCGTCTCACGCATGCTTCTCACGCAGGAGAGGGCGGGGGAGGTGCTGCGTCAGCACCAGACCCTGGGCGGGCAGGTGGACTCCGTACTGTTGGAGCAGGGCATCGCCAGCGAGGCGGACGTGCTCGCGATGCTCGGAGAGGTCTCCGGCTTCATGCCGGTGAACCTGATGGACTTCGAGCCCAATCCCGAAGTCGCCTCCTTCATCCCGCCCAAAATCGCCGAGCGACTGTGCGTCGTCCCCCTGTCCCTGGACGGAAACACGCTGCACGTCGCCAGCGGCTACCCGGTGCCCAAGAAGGAGCTCGACGAGGTCGGCTTCCTCCTGGGCAAGCCGCTCGAGCTCTGGGTGGCCACCGAGGTGCGCGTCCGCGAGTGGGTCTCCACCATCTACCGCCAGCCCCTGGCCCTGCGCTTCGCGAAGCTCGCGGCGGCGTTGGATCCGGAAGCCCAGGCGGCCCCGCCGCCACCGCCGCCCGCCGCGGCCCTGGAAGAGGAGTCGCTCACCACGGACATGGTGGAGCGGTTGGCTCGCTCCGTCGCGCAAGAGCCCCTCGCCGTGGAGAGCAGCGCCACGCCCCAGGCCGCGGCCCCTCGTCCCGAGGCCCCCGCGAGCCCCCAGCGGCCGCCCCCGCCTCCGCCGGAAGCCCTCACGCCGGGCCCCGAGCCCCTTCCGCCGCCAGGGCCTCCCGCCTTCGTCCGGGCACCGCTGCGACTGAACATGCCGCAGGCCGAAGCGCCCGCGCGTCCGGCGCAGCGTCCCAACCCGCAGGCCGCGCAGATTCCGGTACTGCCCTTCACGCCAGCCCCGGGCACGGCGCCGTCCAGCGCGAATCCCCCCACGCCGGCGAGCCCCCCCGCGGCGACGCTCCCTCCCAGCGCCCCCGCGACGACGCCCGCGCCCAAGCCGGCGGCTCCCTCCACCCCTCCGGCCCCGACGGGAGCACGCGCACCGGCGCAGTCCGGCACGGCAGCCCCTGCTTCGGGCCAGCCCCAGGTGTGGCCTCCGGCCCAGGCCGGCGCCAGCGGCACGCCGCAGGTGTGGCCCCCCGCGCCCGCACAGCCGGCCGCGCCGCCCACGCTCCATTTCGCCACGCCGGTGGCGCCGCCGCCGAAGCCCGCGGCGGCTCCGCGCAGCGAGCCCGCGTTCCTCGTCTTCCCCAACCCCGGCGCCGCGCAGAACACGCCGCAGCCCCGCCCCAAGCCCGCCGCGCTGGAGAGCCGTCCCTCTGCCCCGCCCGCGAGCCAGGACGTGCCGGACTGGACGCTGGCCCAGGCGCGCGCGGCGCTGAAGGAAGCCACCAAGGACCGCGACCGCCTCATCGACGTCGCGCTGCGCTTCGGCCGCAGGACCTTCGACTACGTCGCCTCCTTCGCCGTGCTGCGGGGCGGCGCCACGGGCCTGGAGGCTCGCGGCGAGGGCATGGCGGGCGAGCAGCTCACGCAGGTGTCCATCCCGCTGGATGCCAGCAGCGTCTTCCGCACGGTGGCCGTCACCCGCGGCAGCTACGCGGGCCCGCTGCCTCCGGACGCGCTCACGCGGCACTACCTGGAGCTGTTCGGACGCCAGACGCCGCGCACCGTCTTCCTGTACCCGGTCGAGGTGAAGGGCCGGCTGGTGGCCATCCTCTACGGTGACTGTGGTCAGCGGCCCATCAGCCAGCGCCGCCTGTCCGACTACATCCTGTTCTGTCAGGACCTGCCGGCGGCCTTCCAGGAGCTCATCCTCTTCCGCAAGCAGCGCGTGTCGGAGCTGCGCGCGCCGGACGACGTGGAGCTCACCATCGACGTGGACCTGCCCGTGGCCACCGCGCCCGCGCCGGCCCCCGCGGTGGTCGCCGGCCTGGGCTGGAGTCCCTTCTTCGGCCGAGGTGCCACCGGCAACATGGGCCGCGCCGCCGCGCTGCCGCCGCGCGCGCAGTCGCAAGAGGAGCGCCCGCCGCCGGACTTCGCGCCGCTGCTGCGCCGCCTCACCGGTCCGGACGCCGCGCAGCGCGCCAACGCCATGGCGGAGCTGGCGCGCTCGCCCGAGGCCAGCGCCCGGGTGCTGGCCCAGCACTTCCCCGGCCCCACGGCCTGGAGCCGGCTGCCCGTGGTGGAGCTGCCCGAGGCGGACGAGCTGGGGCCCATCCCCGGCGCGCTGTCCCGGCTGGGCCGCCCCGCCGCGCAGGCCGTGTCGCCGCTGCTGGACTCCCAGGACGCGGACACGCGCTACTTCGCGCTGCTCACCGCCGGCAACCTCCCCTACGTGGAGTTGGTGGACGGCGTGCTGCGCGGTCTGTTCGACCTGGAGCCGGACATCTCCAGCGCCGCGCGCGTGGCCGCCGCCGCGCTCAAGCAGTTGCCCCGGCTGGACGCCGCCCTGCGCGACCTGCGCCACGAGCTGGGCAGCCGCGACCCGCTGCGCCGCTCGCTGGCCGCGCGCGCCCTGGGCACGCTGCATGACCGCGACGCGATTGAGGGCCTCATCCGCCTCACGGGCGGCGACGACGAGATGTGCGCCCAGGCCGCGGCGGAGGCGCTGCGGGAAGTGACGCGCGCCACGCTGGGACTGGACCCGCGTCAGTGGTCGGCGTGGTGGGCGGAGAATCGCAGCCGCCGCCGCGCGGACTGGCTCGTCTCCGCGCTGCGCCACCGCGAGTTGGACGTGAGGCTGGCGGCCATCGAGGAGCTGAGCCGCGCGCTGCACGACACGCTGGGCTACTACGCGGATGCCCCCGAAGCCGAGCGCGAGCAGGCGGTGCGCCGCTGGGAGGCCGCGGCGGTGGAGCCGGCCAACGCGCGCCGGCTGGGCATGCTCTAGTCCCCTGCATCGGAGCGCCCCATGACGGGTGGGATGTGGATCAGCCTCCTGGCCTGCGCGGGCCAGCTCGCCTTGGCGGGCCTGGCCCTGGTGCGCGTGGGCAAGAGTCCGTTGGCGCTGCCGCTGTCGCTGCTGTCCATCGCCCTGTCGACGTGGAACTTCTCCGGCTTCGCGCTGGTGCGCGCGGACGAGGACGGCTGGCGGCTGGTGGGCTTCACCGCGGGCCTGATGACGGTGCCGTGCGCGCTGCACTTCATCCTGTCCTTCGTGGGACGGCGACGAAGCCTCGCCTGGGCCATGTACGGCGCCTATGTCCTCTTCGGCGTGTTGGCGCTCGCCATGCTGGTGGCGCTGGGCGCGCCCATGCTGGAGGCGCACCTGCTCACGCTGCGCTTCGGGCTGCTGGTCTCCGCGCTGGCCATTCCCATCTTCGGTGGAGGCTTCACGCTCCTGGGCTTGCACGTGCTGCGCTCGCGACACCCGGACGAGCGCGCCCGCGCGGGCCTGGTGCTGTTGGGGCTCACGCTGGTGGTGGCCCTGCTGATGACGGAGCTGGCGGCGGAGCTGGGCCTGGAGGTGGTGCGGCTCGGCCACGTGGGCACGCTCCTGGGCTTGCCGGTGATGGCCACCGCGGCGCTGCGCTTCGGCCTCTTCGGAGACGACCCGGGTGCGCCCCGGCTCGCGCTGCACGCGGCGGGCATCGCGGGGCTGGGGGTGCTGGCCTATCTCGCCGTGGTGCGGCTCTTCGTCGCGCAGGCGGGCAC is a genomic window of Myxococcus virescens containing:
- a CDS encoding 16S rRNA (uracil(1498)-N(3))-methyltransferase is translated as MVRLFAPLPEPAPAEVELTGERRHYLLHVLRLEEGDALEVFDGKGRAFEARVAHVTPDVVRVTLGTARVAPPRREVSILQGLPKGDKLELVLQKGTELGATAFHPVATARSVVKLEPKRAEERTSRWTKIVEEAARQCRRNDVPRVATPAPLLDAARSLTAGTVLLVLDEEESAVPLGEAFRAAGAGTAVALVIGPEGGLAREEVDALMALGARPVTLGKRILRTETAALAALAVMMHLDGELG
- a CDS encoding GlsB/YeaQ/YmgE family stress response membrane protein — translated: MGIIAFIVIGLIAGLIARAILPGKQSMGLIATTLLGMVGSLVGGLVGSLFQRDGRLFDLRPSGIIMSVIGAIVVLLLVGAAGRRRVHA
- a CDS encoding RDD family protein, producing the protein MLPPVGECAACDTVTVRSPGVPSLLDRDIRIDRRTEQREEELSTLPGTPAFADLAQHAPPPPPSVAPLSTPLPGPAMPRAAQPAATPRPLQQLGAAALRAAQPGAAPQQAGAAAPWAAAPQQAAPRVAQPGAAAPQQAGAAQPSVAAPRAAQPGAAAPRPAQPGAAPQQAAPRAAQPGAAAPQQAGAALPHAAQPGATAPQQAAPRSAQPGAAPPHAGAALPHAAQRPPQPGAAAPRAAQPQPATGSPMTPAYGTPPVAPAPRPQAPAQLAAPAIAPVGLPRMEQAAPPAGLPRMEQAAPPAASTSGLPRMEHAEAASTGLPVMESPAAAPSALPNMEPLLPGVSVGVARSEAIKAPPSKAQVTSASGVTEVRARPASLWRRLLSFTIDTAAIAGVAALYLTLASSVTGLKTPEAGLTGLDAFVAWLRAFHTILLPGFFLVLVLALVYCAVAAFLWNGRTLGRLLLGLRLVDTHGIAPAPGRAIVRALLSGVSFVFFLGGFWMALFDRRGQTLHDKLTSTFVVQPS
- a CDS encoding FrgA protein — encoded protein: MPARLAQFLVSRMLLTQERAGEVLRQHQTLGGQVDSVLLEQGIASEADVLAMLGEVSGFMPVNLMDFEPNPEVASFIPPKIAERLCVVPLSLDGNTLHVASGYPVPKKELDEVGFLLGKPLELWVATEVRVREWVSTIYRQPLALRFAKLAAALDPEAQAAPPPPPPAAALEEESLTTDMVERLARSVAQEPLAVESSATPQAAAPRPEAPASPQRPPPPPPEALTPGPEPLPPPGPPAFVRAPLRLNMPQAEAPARPAQRPNPQAAQIPVLPFTPAPGTAPSSANPPTPASPPAATLPPSAPATTPAPKPAAPSTPPAPTGARAPAQSGTAAPASGQPQVWPPAQAGASGTPQVWPPAPAQPAAPPTLHFATPVAPPPKPAAAPRSEPAFLVFPNPGAAQNTPQPRPKPAALESRPSAPPASQDVPDWTLAQARAALKEATKDRDRLIDVALRFGRRTFDYVASFAVLRGGATGLEARGEGMAGEQLTQVSIPLDASSVFRTVAVTRGSYAGPLPPDALTRHYLELFGRQTPRTVFLYPVEVKGRLVAILYGDCGQRPISQRRLSDYILFCQDLPAAFQELILFRKQRVSELRAPDDVELTIDVDLPVATAPAPAPAVVAGLGWSPFFGRGATGNMGRAAALPPRAQSQEERPPPDFAPLLRRLTGPDAAQRANAMAELARSPEASARVLAQHFPGPTAWSRLPVVELPEADELGPIPGALSRLGRPAAQAVSPLLDSQDADTRYFALLTAGNLPYVELVDGVLRGLFDLEPDISSAARVAAAALKQLPRLDAALRDLRHELGSRDPLRRSLAARALGTLHDRDAIEGLIRLTGGDDEMCAQAAAEALREVTRATLGLDPRQWSAWWAENRSRRRADWLVSALRHRELDVRLAAIEELSRALHDTLGYYADAPEAEREQAVRRWEAAAVEPANARRLGML